In Oxalobacteraceae bacterium OTU3CINTB1, the sequence CGGGAACATCGCGGTCAAGCCGGATATCTCGCACTACGACGGCGACGACGTCGTCTTCAAGGACGGCAGCCGCGAGGCGCTCGATCTGGTGATCTACGCCACCGGCTACAAGTGGAGCTGCAAATACGCCGGCGAATACTTCGAGTGGCGCGGCGGCAGGCCTCAGCTTTACCTGTCGATGTTCAGCCGCGACCACCGCAACCTGTTCGGTATCGGCTATGTCGAAACCAACTCCAGCGCCTACAAGCTGTTCGACACCGAGGCCTTCATGATCGCCGCCTACCTGCGCGACCAGCTGGACAACCCCGGCAAGGCCAGCCCTTTCGACGCGCTCATCGCCAGCGACGATCCGGATCTGTCGGGCGGACTGAAATTCGTCAAGTCGCAGCGGCACGAGGTTTATCTAGAGGCGCACGCGCTCAAGTCGTATCTGAAGCGTCTGCGCAAGAAAATGGGCTGGCCGGAATTGAGCGAGTCCTATTACGACAATCTGCGCACCAGCGTGGCGGCCGCGCGGTCGTCGGCCGGCTTGCGCGCGGCGGCTTAAGGACGGACATGGATAAGACTTTGCAGTACTACCGAGGACGGGCCGCCGGCCTCGATTTCGAAACCCGTGCGCTGATCGGCGGACGCTTCGTCGAAGCCATCTCCGGCAATCGCCTGGACACCGTCAATCCCGCCAACGGCGCCCACCTGGCGAGCATCGCCAGCTGCGGCGAGGCCGATGTGGACTTGGCGGTCGCGGCGGCGCGGCGCGCCTTCGACGATGGCGGCTGGTCGCGGGCGTCGCCCAAGCATCGCAAAAAGGTGCTGCTGCGATTGGCGGACCTGGTCGAGGCCAATCTGGAAACGCTGGCGCTGATGGAGAGCCTGGACTCGGGCAAGCCGATACGCGACGCGCTGTCCGCCGACCTGCCGGACATGATCGAGAGCCTGCGCTGGCACGCCGAGGCGGCCGACAAACTGTACGACCAGGTGGCGCCGACCGCGCCGGACGTGGTGGCGATGATCGTGCGCGAACCGATCGGCGTGGTGGGCGCGGTCCTGCCATGGAATTTCCCGCTCTACCTGGCGGGATGGAAGATCGGCCCCTCTCTCGCCAGCGGCAACTCGATCGTGATCAAGCCCGCCGAACAGACCACCTTGACCGCGCTGATGCTGGGCCGCCTGGCGCTGGAGGCGGGCATTCCCGATGGCGTTCTCAATATCGTGCCGGGTTATGGCGAGACCGTGGGCCAGGCCATGGGCCGGCACCGCGACATCGACTGCGTCAGCTTCACCGGTTCGGGCGAAGTGGGGCGGCTGTTCCTGAAGTACTCGGCCGAGTCCAACCTGAAGCGGGTGGTGCTGGAATGCGGCGGCAAGAGCCCTGCGCTGGTGCTGGCCGACGCCTTCGATTTGCCCCGTGTGGCGCAGCAGGTCGCCACTGGCGCGCTATTTTGCCAGGGTGAGAATTGCAGCGCCGGTTCGCGCCTGATCGTCCACCGCTCGCGCAAGGACGAGCTGCTGGAGGAGGTCAAGCGCGCCTTCGACGAGTGGATTGTTGGCGACCCGCTCGATCCGGCCACCCGTGTCGGCGCATTGATCGAGCCTGGACACATGCAACGTGTGCTGGGGTATATCGCCGGCGGCCGGGAGCAGGGCGCGCGGCTGGTGCACGGCGGCGCCCAGGTGCGCCTGGACAGCGGCGGCAGCTTTGTCGAACCGACCATTTTCGACGGCGTGCTGGCGTCGATGACGATCGCGCGCGAGGAGATATTCGGTCCTGTGCTGTCGGTGATGGCGTTCGACGACCTGGCGCAGGGCGTGGCCATTGCCAATGACACCAGCTATGGCCTGGCATCGTCGGTCTACACCAGCAATCTGGATTCGGCGCACGGGGTGGCCAAGTCGATCCGCGCCGGCACCGTGTCGATCAACTGTTTTTCGGAAGGCGATACCGGCGTGCCGTTCGGCGGCTACAAGGAATCCGGCTTCGGGGGACGCGAAAAATCGCTGCTGGCGCACGACCAGTACACCGAGACCAAGACCATCTGGATGCAGCTGGGCGCGGCCGGCCATAAAAACAACTAACACCACAAGAGGAATACATATGGCGATAACAACCAACGCCGGCCGGGAGGGGCGCGTGGCCCTGGTCACCGGCGGCGCGGGCGGCATCGGGCGGGCGATCTGCCGTGGCTTCATCGAGCGTGGCATCAACTGCGTGCTGGCCGACCGCGACCAGGCGGCGCTGGACCGGGCGACGGCGGAGCTGGGGCCGGGGGCGGTGGGTGTGCGGGTCGACCTGGACGACTTGAATAAACTGCCTTCCTTGCTGGCATTTATCCAGGAGCGCTTCGGCCGGCTCGATATCCTGGTCAACAATGCCGCCATGACGGGAACGGGGCATTTCGAGGAGCGCTCGGTCGATCACATCCTGGCGGAGTTGAATATCAACCTGCTGTCGCCGATCGTGCTGACCCGATTGGCCTTCGGCGACTTGCAGCGCGCCGGTGACGGCCGGGTGATTAATACCGTGTCGTTGGGCGGTATCTTCCCCTTGCCGGAAACAGGTATCTACTCGGCCACCAAGTTCGGCCTGCGCGGCGCCATGCTGTGCCTGGGCCTGGACCGCGAGCGGCACGGCGTGCATGTCGGCAGCGTGCTGCCATCGGCGACCGAGACGCAGATGCTGATGCGCGAGGCGATCGACGGCGGCAACACGCTGCAGTTCATGGATCCGCCGCAGCAGCCGGAGGATGTCGCCCGCCAGGTCATGCGGATGCTCGACAGCCCATGCCTGGAGCGCTATCCGCGTGTCAGCGAGTCATGGACGGTCAGGCTGGCGATGCTGGTGCCGAACATGCTGCCCAAGCTGATACCGCTATTTCGCAAAAAAGGGGTGCGCGGCCATGCGCGCTATCTGGAGTCGCTACGCCGGCGCGGCCTGGTGGTGCTGCGCGCCGGAAAGTGGGATCTTCCCTGACGGTCGTGGGCCTGCATTTTAATCCGCCCGCTCCGGTATCAGCAACCGCGGGGCGGGCACGCCTTGCCTTATCTGGTTGGGCAGGATGCCGGACCAGCGCTTGAAAGCGCGGCGGAAGTTGCGGGCGTCGGTGAAGCCGGTCGCCATCGCGATATCCACCAGCGGCATCGCGCTGCGCCTCAGCAGATCGAGCGCGCACTCGTAGCGCACCTGGTCCACCAGCCGCTGGTAGGACGTGTCCAATTCGGCCAGGCGGCGGCGCAGCGTGCGCTCGCTCATATTGAGCGCCGCTCCGGTCTGCGCCAGCCCGGGCATCTCGTCAACGGAGGCGCGCAGCACGTTCATGATCGATTCCACCAGGTCGTTGCGCGGCTGGCCGATCGACAGCAACTGGTCGATCTGCGCCTGCAGGCTTTCCTGCATAAAGCTGTCATGCGTCGGCAGGGGGCAGTGGTACCAGGACATGTCGCAGATCAGGCGATTCAGGGGCGCGTTGAACACCACCGGGCAGCGGAAATATTCGCTGTAGGCGCTGGCGTAGGCCGGGCGTGGATAGCGCAGCTCGAGCCGCGACGGGCGCACGTGCGAGCCCACCATCGCGCGCGCGACCTCCACGCCGCTGACGAAAATCTCCTCGATAAAAAACGGTTCCAGTTCCGGATCGTGGAAGCGGGTGGCCGCTTCGATCATGAAATTGCGCTCGTCGATGACGGCCAGTTCGTTGATGACCAGGGTACCGGCCGCGCGTTGATACTTGATCAGGTAGAGCAGCGCCTCGCCGAGGGTGGGGCAGGTGAGCATGCCCAGGCCGGGCAGGCCAAAGCACACCACCGTTTGCCGCGCGCCGGTGGCGATGCCCATGGCCGCATCGCCCCAACGCTGCATGGCGCGCCGCACCAGCATGCTGGTTTGACGGTAGGAGACGCGGAACCCGGCGTCGCGCAGATTCTCCGGCGTGAATCCCAGCCCCTTGCACAGCCTTTCGACCGAATGGCCGCGGCTTGCCAGCAGTTGCAGAACCTGCCGTATCACATGGGGCGGAACGTCGGCTTCGGCGTCGGGGAGGTGGGGTTTTGCCGGCATGGGCCAATCCTTCAAGTTGATGAACGAGGCTAGCACAGGATCTACGGGCCGGCGCGTCGATGCGCACTAAATGGCCGCCGGAGTGTCGTTTTTGGCCGCTTCGGCCCCGTCCTTCGTGGCATCCGTCGTATGCTTCAATCACGGCAAATCGTGCCGCCATCACCCATGGACCAGCGATGACCACCATACCCGCAGCGCCCCTGCCCGATATCGACGCCGCGGCGGCGAAAACCACCACCGGTTCAACCCTGATACTGTCTTCCGCGTGGGCGCTGGGCATCGGCGGCACCACCATGATGCCGCTGCTGGTGACCAACACGATGGCGCGGCTGCACTTCGACGAGGGCCAGGCCACCTTGATGACCGGCGTCGAAATGGTCGGCATGCTTGCCGGCTGCATCCTGCTGCCGCCGATGGCGCGCCGCTGGCCGACCCGATGCACGGCCGTGTCGCTGGTGGTGCTGGCGCTATGCCAGATGCTCACGGCGTTGACGCTGTCTACACCGCTGTTCGGGGCGCTGCGGCTGGTGGTCGGCGTCTGCGAAGCGCAGATGATCGTCATGGTCGGCATTTGCCTGGCCTGCCACCGCGACGCCGAACGTTTATGGGGCGTGGTGCTGCTGCTATCAGGGCTGGCCGTTGCCGGCGTGTTCACGCTGGTGTCGCTGCTGCCGGATGTGGCGGCGGGCGACGGCATCTGGATCGGCCTTGCGCTGCTGGCGGTGGTGCTGGGCGTGGCGGCCGTGCGCATACCGGCGCTGGTGCCCGTTCGCGCGCCGCCGCCCGACGAGCCGGGAGTCGGCCGGCGCCGCGTCGGCGCCGGCGTATGGCTGGCATGGGGAGTGTTTGTCGGCGTCTACAGCGTGCAAGCCGGCGTGTGGGCGGTATCGGCGCTGCAGGGCGAGCGTATCGGCCTGTCGCTGCCGACGATAGGGACGTTGCTGGCGGTGTCGTCGCTGCTTGGCTTCTTCGGCGCGGTGGTGCCGGCGATACCGGCGCTGGCGGCCCGGCGCGGACTGACCGTCATGGGCGCGCTGCTGGTGATGTTCGCGTCGGTCGCCTGCTTCTTCACCGCCGATGGCGTGGTGCTGTTCTTTGCCGGCCAACTGATGTTGAACATGGCGTTCTACGCCATCATGGCGGTGCTGAACAGCTTCATCTCGGCGCAGGACCGCGACGGCAGCTTGCTGTCGCAATCGGTGGTGGTGACGTTTGCCGCGGTGGCGGTGGGCACCGTCGGCGCCGGAGAGCTGTTCCAGGACGCGGGCGGCGTGGGGGTGATTGTGTTCTCGATGCTGGCGCTGGCCGTCAGCGTGCCGCTCGGATTGAAGGCGTTGAGGGGCCCGGGCCGGGTCAGCGCATCACCAGCGCTTTGACCGCTTCCAGCGCGGCGCCGCCGGTGCCGGTCGACCGCACCTGATTGCGGCCGCCTTCCTTGGCGACGTACATCGCCCGGTCGGCGGCGACAAACAGCGATTCGGTGTTGTCCAGTTGATGCGGGTGGATGGTCGCCACGCCGATGCTGACGGTCAGCCACTGCGACGTCGTCGAGCGCGGGTGCGGAATGCCCAGCGATTCGATGTGGGCGCGGATCGCCTCTGCCATCATGGCGGCCGTCTCGGCGCCGGTTTCGGCGAACAGCAGCACGAATTCCTCGCCGCCGTAGCGCGCCGCCAGGTCGGTGGGACGCAGCGCGTGCGAGGCGATGGCGGCCGCCACCCGTTGCAGGCAGGTGTCGCCGGCCGGGTGGCCCAGCGTGTCGTTGTACAGTTTGAAGTGGTCGACGTCGAGCACCACCAGCGACAGCGGCTGCCCGCTGCGCATGGAGCGCTGCCACTCCTTCTCCAGGAAGCTGTCGAAATGGCGCCGGTTGGCGATCTGCGTCAGCGGATCGACCATGGCGGCGCGCTGCAGCGCGTCCTCCGATTGCTTGTGATGCGTGATGTCGTGCAGCAGCCCGATGAACAGCGGCTGGCGCAGGTACATCGGCGTCAGCGTCAGGTCCATGCACACCGAACTGCCGTTGCGGTGGCGGATGATCACCTCGCGCGTGCCGTGGCTGTGCGCCATCTCGGGCGAGGCAGCATAGCGTGCGAAGTATTCCAGGTACTCCTGCGCCACCAATGGGTTGAGCAGTTCCGAGATCGCGCGGCCGGCCAGCTCGTTCTCCTGGTAACCCAGGTGTTTGTCGCAGGCCGGATTGGTGAACTGGATGCGGCCGTCCGCCTCGATGATCAGCAGGCCCTCGGCCATGCTGTTGACGATGGTGCGCAGACGCTCGGCCTGTTCTTCCTGGGTTTCGCTGTTGCTGCGGATTTGCAGCTGCGTGCGCACGCGCGCGCACACTTCGGCCATGCGCAGCGGCTTGCCGATGTAATCGACGGCGCCGATGTCGAAGCCGGCCACCACGTCGTCGGTGTCGGTCCTGGCGCTCATGAAGATGACGGGAATGCGCTGCGTGGAAGTATGGCTTTTGAGCTGGCGGCAGGTTTCCAGGCCGTCCATGCCGGGCATTACCACGTCGAGCAGTATCAGGTCCGGATGGACGCGGCGCGCGATCTTGAGCGCGCGCTCGCCGGAGGTGGCGACAAAGGTTTGATAACCCTGTTCGACCATCAGCTTGCGCAGCACGGCGAGATTGTCCGGCGCGTCGTCGACGATCAGGATGGCGGCATCGCGCCGCGTGGACAATCCGGAAATCACGGGGTTCATTGCGCGTCGCCTTTAACCTGGTGGGTTGTTTCGGCATGGGGCCACGATCGCGCGGGTGGGTGGCGCAAGGGGCGAGCTGGGGAAGTTTGTACACGCATGAACAAAGGCTTGCCTTACCAAGTGACTATCAATCAAATGATACCGCGTTGCCCGCCTGATATGTAAACATTCAGCGCATGAATTTGGAAGAATGCTTCAAGCTTGAAAGCGACGCCGACCCAATGCGCGGAAGGGACCGTGCTTTTTTTTGTGGGGATGACAAGAAGGGAGTGTGGGCGGCGGACGCCGCCCACGGGATGGTGCAGGGAGCGTCTTTAGATCTTGGCGGCGATCAGTTTGCCGAGAATCTCGATGCCGGTGCGGATGCGTTCCGGCGGCACGGTCACGAACGACAGGCGCAAAGTGTTGGTTTCCGGTTCGTTGGCATAGAACGGCGAACCCGGTACGAAGGCGACCTTCTGGGCGATCGCTTCGTCCAGCAGCTTCATGGCGTCGATGTGCTTCGGCAGCGTGACCCAGATGAACATGCCGCCTTCGGGCTTGGTCCACTCGACGCCGGCCGGGAAGTACTGGGCCATCGCGTCCAGCATGACCTGGCACTGGTTGCCGTACAGGGTGCGGATTTTCGGGATGTGCCGCTCGAGGAAGCCATCCTTGATCACTTCATGCACCACCATCTGCGTCAGCTGCGAGGTGTGCAGGTCGGCGGCCTGCTTGGCCAGTTCCAGGCGGCGCACCAGCGGCAGCGGGGCCACCACGTAGCCCAGGCGGATGCCCGGCGTCAGCACCTTGGAGAAGGAGCCCATGTAGATCACGCCTTCGGGATTCATCGCCACCATCTTCGGCAGCGGATCGCCCTTGTAGCTCAAGGCGCCGTACGGATCGTCCTCGATCAGCGGCAGGCCCAGACGGGCGCAGGTCTCGACCAGTTCCAGGCGGCGCTCGACGGACAGGGTGCGGCCGGTCGGGTTCTGGAAGTTCGGCAGCGCGTACAGCAGGCGCGCGCCGGCGGCGACCGGGTCCAGCGACGACGGCACCAGGCCATGTTCGTCGGTGTCGACCGATTTGAATTCCGGGCGGTAGACCGAGAAGGCCTGCAGCGCGCCCAGGTAGGACGGGGTCTCGACCAGCACGCGGCTGCCTTCGTCGATCAGTACTTTGCCCAGCAGGTCCAGCGCCTGCTGCGAGCCGGACGTCATCAACACCTGTTCAGGGATGATCCGGGCGCCGTTGGTCGACAGCGAATCGGCGATCCACTGGCGCAGCGGCAGGTAGCCGTCGGTCGGGCCGTACTGCAGCGCCACTTTGCCGTTGGTCTCGAGGACCTTGT encodes:
- a CDS encoding aldehyde dehydrogenase, with the protein product MDKTLQYYRGRAAGLDFETRALIGGRFVEAISGNRLDTVNPANGAHLASIASCGEADVDLAVAAARRAFDDGGWSRASPKHRKKVLLRLADLVEANLETLALMESLDSGKPIRDALSADLPDMIESLRWHAEAADKLYDQVAPTAPDVVAMIVREPIGVVGAVLPWNFPLYLAGWKIGPSLASGNSIVIKPAEQTTLTALMLGRLALEAGIPDGVLNIVPGYGETVGQAMGRHRDIDCVSFTGSGEVGRLFLKYSAESNLKRVVLECGGKSPALVLADAFDLPRVAQQVATGALFCQGENCSAGSRLIVHRSRKDELLEEVKRAFDEWIVGDPLDPATRVGALIEPGHMQRVLGYIAGGREQGARLVHGGAQVRLDSGGSFVEPTIFDGVLASMTIAREEIFGPVLSVMAFDDLAQGVAIANDTSYGLASSVYTSNLDSAHGVAKSIRAGTVSINCFSEGDTGVPFGGYKESGFGGREKSLLAHDQYTETKTIWMQLGAAGHKNN
- a CDS encoding SDR family oxidoreductase produces the protein MAITTNAGREGRVALVTGGAGGIGRAICRGFIERGINCVLADRDQAALDRATAELGPGAVGVRVDLDDLNKLPSLLAFIQERFGRLDILVNNAAMTGTGHFEERSVDHILAELNINLLSPIVLTRLAFGDLQRAGDGRVINTVSLGGIFPLPETGIYSATKFGLRGAMLCLGLDRERHGVHVGSVLPSATETQMLMREAIDGGNTLQFMDPPQQPEDVARQVMRMLDSPCLERYPRVSESWTVRLAMLVPNMLPKLIPLFRKKGVRGHARYLESLRRRGLVVLRAGKWDLP
- a CDS encoding AraC family transcriptional regulator, whose product is MPAKPHLPDAEADVPPHVIRQVLQLLASRGHSVERLCKGLGFTPENLRDAGFRVSYRQTSMLVRRAMQRWGDAAMGIATGARQTVVCFGLPGLGMLTCPTLGEALLYLIKYQRAAGTLVINELAVIDERNFMIEAATRFHDPELEPFFIEEIFVSGVEVARAMVGSHVRPSRLELRYPRPAYASAYSEYFRCPVVFNAPLNRLICDMSWYHCPLPTHDSFMQESLQAQIDQLLSIGQPRNDLVESIMNVLRASVDEMPGLAQTGAALNMSERTLRRRLAELDTSYQRLVDQVRYECALDLLRRSAMPLVDIAMATGFTDARNFRRAFKRWSGILPNQIRQGVPAPRLLIPERAD
- a CDS encoding diguanylate cyclase; this translates as MNPVISGLSTRRDAAILIVDDAPDNLAVLRKLMVEQGYQTFVATSGERALKIARRVHPDLILLDVVMPGMDGLETCRQLKSHTSTQRIPVIFMSARTDTDDVVAGFDIGAVDYIGKPLRMAEVCARVRTQLQIRSNSETQEEQAERLRTIVNSMAEGLLIIEADGRIQFTNPACDKHLGYQENELAGRAISELLNPLVAQEYLEYFARYAASPEMAHSHGTREVIIRHRNGSSVCMDLTLTPMYLRQPLFIGLLHDITHHKQSEDALQRAAMVDPLTQIANRRHFDSFLEKEWQRSMRSGQPLSLVVLDVDHFKLYNDTLGHPAGDTCLQRVAAAIASHALRPTDLAARYGGEEFVLLFAETGAETAAMMAEAIRAHIESLGIPHPRSTTSQWLTVSIGVATIHPHQLDNTESLFVAADRAMYVAKEGGRNQVRSTGTGGAALEAVKALVMR
- a CDS encoding PLP-dependent aminotransferase family protein; translated protein: MKIENPNPIQWRFSERADQLQSSFIREILKITQQPEIISFAGGLPSPLTFPVDEMKIAFDKVLETNGKVALQYGPTDGYLPLRQWIADSLSTNGARIIPEQVLMTSGSQQALDLLGKVLIDEGSRVLVETPSYLGALQAFSVYRPEFKSVDTDEHGLVPSSLDPVAAGARLLYALPNFQNPTGRTLSVERRLELVETCARLGLPLIEDDPYGALSYKGDPLPKMVAMNPEGVIYMGSFSKVLTPGIRLGYVVAPLPLVRRLELAKQAADLHTSQLTQMVVHEVIKDGFLERHIPKIRTLYGNQCQVMLDAMAQYFPAGVEWTKPEGGMFIWVTLPKHIDAMKLLDEAIAQKVAFVPGSPFYANEPETNTLRLSFVTVPPERIRTGIEILGKLIAAKI